ACCGGAGCCCCGTTCGAGTGCGGCGATCGGGGAAGCCGTTTGGATGTCGCCCAACGCCGATTGCCGGATCAGTTCGGCTAGGCGGTCGACGAGCGTGGTCATGCCTTCAGGGAAGCTGATCAATCCTTTCTTGTCGGGGGGCGCGCCGTTGGCGCGCTGGGCACGGGCAGACTTCATCTTGGCAAGGCCACCCCGGATCAAAGACCCGTATGCCTGCTCGAGGGCATGAATCTTGGGGGTGGCCGCCTGGACCGACAGGCGTTCGGGATCGCCGGCGTAGACGCCGGAAACAAACGGGTCGACGGCCCAATCGAGGAACCCCTGGCCCAGTCGGCGTCGGACGAATTGGGCGAGGGTTTCCTCTGTCTCGGCGGGCTTGATCCAGGGTTCTCGGGCCAGATGTAGCAGGTCGCCCAGTCCGAACAGGGGGCTGGTCAGCAGATCCAGGGGGCCACCGGGCAGGGCGACCGGGTGGCCGTTCTTGACGACAAAGCGCTTTTTGGCCAACGCGTTGGCATTGATGGCCGCCGTTTCGAGATCCAGTTCCGACAGCAGCGCATTCAAGGGGGGGCTGCGCATCAGCGTGTTGGGCCCGGTTTCGAATTGCCAGCCGTCCACACGGCGCGTGCCGACGGCGCCCCCCGGTCGTTCGGCGGCCTCAAGCACCCGCACCCGGCGTCCGGTCTTGATGAGATGATAGGCAGCCGAGAGCCCGCTCATGCCGGCACCGATCACCAGTGTATCGACGACCGGTGTGTGATCGATGGTGTCAGTCTGCGGCGGTGTGTTCGGGGTGCTCGGTTGCATGGCGTCTCGATCCTGGGGGCATCCGTGCGTTGCGTCCCTGGCCGATCGGTCGACGCTGGGCAGAGGCATGTCGGATCCCTGTTTGTTGGGTGGTCTATTCTATTTGTTTTTACGGGGCGGGATGTTGGGGCCCAGTGTGCCTTCGGCGTCCTGAAAAGTCATCTTGCCAGCCGGGTACGCGTCGCGTCACCCGCCCCATTCTGGCGCGTCATCCGCGTCAAATGGGTATGTTCCGACAGACTGTTTGAGAGCGTGCGATCTGATGAGTGAACTGATTCCCTATCTGAAGGATTATCCCGTGCTGGTGCTTGGGGGGACCGGATTCGTGGGGCGCGTGCTGGTGCGGGCGTTGACCCAGGCTGGTTTCCGCGTGACCGTGCCGAGCCGCCATGCCTTCCGGCATCGGGACATGATGCTCTGGCCCCGCGTCCGGCTCTGTCCGCTGTCGGCGCATGAGGATGCCGATGCGGCGATGGATTGCGAACCCGGAACGGACTGGAGGCTGGCCGATCTGATGCCGGGCCACCGTGTCGTCATCAATCTCGTGGGTATTCTCTCCGAAGCCCGCCATGACGGCGCCGGATTCGCCGAGGCCCATCTGGGGTGGACGCAGCGTGTTCTGACGCTGGCATCCGAATCCGGGGTCCGGCAATACCTGCACATGAGCGCTTTGGGGGCGGATGCGGTCAATGGGTCTAGCTTCTACCTGCGCAGCAAGGGAGCGGCGGAAGACTGGGCCCATGCGTTCGGGGCGACCCATGATATTGCCGTCACCAGCTATCGTCCTTCGGTCATTTTTGGGCGCGGTGACGCATTTCTGAACCGGTTTGCCGGTCTCGCCGCCTGGATGCCGGGGCTGTTTCCCCTGGCCTGTGCGGATGCCCGGTTTTCGCCCGTATACGTCGGTGACGTGGCCGAACAGTTCCTGGCGGTGATCGGGTCGCCCCGGTCAGCCGGTCAACGGATCGATTTGTGTGGACCGGCCGATTACGCCCTGCGTGAACTCGTCGAATACGCGGCCCGGCTTTCCGGGCACGCCCGCTGGGTCCTGAAACTCCCGGACTGGGCGGCCCGGCTGCAGGCTCGGCTGCTGGAACGCCTGCCGGGCAAGCCGTTCACCCGGGATCAGTACGACTCCCTGCAAACGCCCAGTGTCTGTCCGGCGGACTGCCCGCGCCAGCCGACGCGACTGGAGCGGGTCGCGCCCGAATATCTGGGGCGCCGGTGACGGTGGGTTCCCGGCAGGCCAAGTGGCGCGCCGGGGCGGACGCGGTGATATGATCGCCGCTGGCGATACGAATTTGAATACAGAAGCTGATACAAAGGTCGAGGGAGAAGGGCATGAATCAAGAACCGGTACGGGCACGAGCACCGTCGGAGCAGGGGCAATTCAAGCGGATCGAG
The Halothiobacillus diazotrophicus DNA segment above includes these coding regions:
- the hemG gene encoding protoporphyrinogen oxidase, which codes for MQPSTPNTPPQTDTIDHTPVVDTLVIGAGMSGLSAAYHLIKTGRRVRVLEAAERPGGAVGTRRVDGWQFETGPNTLMRSPPLNALLSELDLETAAINANALAKKRFVVKNGHPVALPGGPLDLLTSPLFGLGDLLHLAREPWIKPAETEETLAQFVRRRLGQGFLDWAVDPFVSGVYAGDPERLSVQAATPKIHALEQAYGSLIRGGLAKMKSARAQRANGAPPDKKGLISFPEGMTTLVDRLAELIRQSALGDIQTASPIAALERGSGGSWVAHPPTGSPIAAREIVLAVPAFAAARLLAPHNPELARLLDEIEYPAVTAVVLGFDRGRVAHPLNGFGMLIPGREQRQTLGVLFSSTLFPNRAPEGKVLLTAFIGGRRRPEAAEGDDDTLVGRVLADLAPLLGIQGAAEFAQVQRWPKAIPQYELGHLDRLRAIETENARLPGLYLTGNWKSGIAVGDCLQSGSKLATTLNPL
- a CDS encoding complex I NDUFA9 subunit family protein, with protein sequence MSELIPYLKDYPVLVLGGTGFVGRVLVRALTQAGFRVTVPSRHAFRHRDMMLWPRVRLCPLSAHEDADAAMDCEPGTDWRLADLMPGHRVVINLVGILSEARHDGAGFAEAHLGWTQRVLTLASESGVRQYLHMSALGADAVNGSSFYLRSKGAAEDWAHAFGATHDIAVTSYRPSVIFGRGDAFLNRFAGLAAWMPGLFPLACADARFSPVYVGDVAEQFLAVIGSPRSAGQRIDLCGPADYALRELVEYAARLSGHARWVLKLPDWAARLQARLLERLPGKPFTRDQYDSLQTPSVCPADCPRQPTRLERVAPEYLGRR